A stretch of the Mesorhizobium huakuii genome encodes the following:
- a CDS encoding S9 family peptidase has product MTKTSRFPIVSPPTPQKRPVFDTHHGITRTDEYAWLRADNWQEMFRDPSLLDAGIRAELEAENAYQSKLMVDTVELQKQLFKEMKGRIKEDDSSVPMKDGPYAYGSSFKLGGEQPRYFRLPRDGGAEQILLDGDLEAQGKAYFRLGGVDHSADHRKLLWAFDDKGSEFYTLRVRDLTNGKELADQIPATGGSGVWDAGNDGFFYTRLDPNHRPSKVLFHALGQDPENDRLIYEETDPGFFMNVDGTRNNQWIMIGINDHETSEYRLLSASDPFAEPRLVSPREIGLQYELEEGGDIFFILTNADGAKDFKIMTAPASDPVRANWQELVAHEPGRLILSVIGFKDHMVRLERKEGLPRIVVRDRANGEEHLLSLDEEAFSLGLSGSYEYDTEIMRFSYSSMTTPAQVFDYNMRTRERVLLKTQEVPSGHDADHYVTRRLMAPAADGELVPISLLHHRDTPLDGSAPCLLYGYGSYGITVPAAFNTNCLSLVDRGFVYAIAHVRGGKDKGYGWYDDGKRSHKMNTFTDFIACARHLVAERYTAHDRMVAQGGSAGGMLMGAIANMAPECFGGIVAEVPFVDVLTTMLDATLPLTPPEWPEWGNPIASADDYRTIAAYSPYDNVAALDYPPILALAGLTDPRVTYWEPAKWVARLRDRKSGDNPVLFKINMDSGHAGASGRFSRLEEIAYTYSFALKVTGKAQLAEETLK; this is encoded by the coding sequence ATGACCAAGACTTCCCGATTTCCGATCGTCAGCCCGCCAACACCGCAGAAGCGGCCGGTTTTCGACACGCATCACGGCATCACGCGAACCGACGAATATGCCTGGCTGCGGGCCGACAACTGGCAGGAGATGTTCAGGGATCCGTCCCTGCTCGATGCGGGCATCCGCGCCGAACTCGAAGCCGAAAACGCCTACCAGTCGAAGCTGATGGTCGACACGGTCGAGCTCCAAAAGCAGCTTTTCAAGGAGATGAAAGGCCGCATAAAGGAAGACGATTCTTCGGTTCCGATGAAGGACGGGCCTTATGCCTATGGGTCTTCCTTCAAGCTCGGCGGCGAGCAGCCGCGCTATTTCCGTCTGCCGCGCGATGGCGGGGCCGAGCAGATCCTGCTCGATGGCGACCTGGAGGCACAAGGCAAGGCCTATTTCCGGCTCGGCGGCGTCGATCATTCGGCCGATCATCGCAAGCTGTTGTGGGCCTTCGACGACAAGGGTTCGGAATTCTATACGCTGCGCGTGCGCGACCTTACCAACGGCAAGGAACTGGCGGACCAGATTCCCGCCACCGGCGGTTCGGGCGTGTGGGACGCGGGCAATGACGGGTTCTTCTATACGCGTCTCGACCCCAACCACCGGCCGTCGAAGGTGCTGTTCCACGCGCTCGGACAAGACCCTGAAAACGACCGCCTGATCTATGAGGAAACCGATCCCGGCTTCTTCATGAATGTCGATGGCACCCGCAACAACCAATGGATCATGATCGGCATCAACGATCACGAGACCTCGGAATATCGCCTGCTGAGCGCCAGCGATCCGTTTGCCGAACCCAGACTGGTTTCGCCGCGCGAGATCGGCCTGCAATATGAGCTGGAGGAAGGCGGCGACATCTTCTTCATCCTGACCAATGCGGACGGGGCGAAGGACTTCAAGATCATGACGGCGCCGGCAAGCGATCCGGTCCGCGCCAACTGGCAGGAACTGGTGGCGCATGAGCCGGGCCGGCTGATCCTGTCGGTGATCGGCTTCAAGGACCATATGGTCCGGCTCGAGCGCAAGGAGGGTCTGCCGCGCATCGTCGTGCGCGATCGCGCCAATGGCGAAGAGCATCTACTGTCGCTCGATGAGGAGGCTTTCTCGCTCGGCCTGTCGGGTTCCTATGAATACGACACCGAGATCATGCGCTTTTCCTATTCGTCGATGACGACGCCGGCGCAAGTGTTCGACTACAATATGCGCACCCGCGAACGGGTGCTGCTCAAGACCCAGGAAGTGCCATCCGGCCATGATGCGGACCATTACGTCACAAGGCGGCTGATGGCGCCCGCCGCCGATGGCGAGCTGGTGCCGATCTCGCTTCTGCACCATCGCGACACGCCGCTCGATGGATCGGCACCTTGCCTGCTCTACGGCTACGGCTCCTACGGCATCACCGTGCCGGCGGCCTTCAACACCAACTGCCTGTCGCTGGTCGACCGCGGCTTCGTCTACGCCATCGCTCACGTCCGTGGCGGCAAGGACAAGGGCTACGGTTGGTACGATGACGGCAAGCGGTCGCACAAGATGAACACCTTCACGGATTTCATCGCCTGTGCGCGCCACCTTGTCGCCGAGCGCTATACCGCGCATGACCGCATGGTCGCACAAGGCGGCTCGGCCGGCGGCATGCTGATGGGCGCCATCGCCAACATGGCGCCGGAGTGCTTTGGCGGCATCGTCGCCGAGGTTCCGTTCGTCGACGTTCTCACCACCATGCTCGACGCGACCCTGCCGCTGACGCCGCCGGAATGGCCGGAATGGGGCAATCCGATCGCGTCGGCCGACGATTACCGCACCATCGCCGCCTACTCGCCCTACGACAATGTCGCGGCCCTCGACTATCCGCCGATCTTGGCGCTTGCCGGCCTCACCGATCCACGCGTCACCTATTGGGAACCGGCCAAATGGGTGGCGCGGCTGCGCGACCGCAAGAGCGGCGACAATCCGGTGCTGTTCAAGATCAACATGGATTCCGGCCATGCCGGCGCGTCCGGCCGGTTCTCAAGGCTTGAGGAAATCGCTTATACCTACTCCTTCGCGCTGAAGGTGACGGGCAAGGCGCAGCTCGCCGAGGAGACGCTCAAATGA
- a CDS encoding MucR family transcriptional regulator, whose translation MDIVETPSRNNDALIELTADVVAAYVSNNPVPVGELPNLISDVHAALGRVGGTAEQPPADKQKPAVNPKRSVHDDYIVCLEDGKKFKSLKRHLMTHYDLTPDQYREKWNLDPSYPMVAPNYAAARSQLAKKMGLGRKRKAR comes from the coding sequence ATGGATATTGTCGAAACACCTTCCAGAAACAACGATGCGCTGATCGAGCTGACCGCCGATGTGGTGGCCGCCTATGTCAGCAACAATCCCGTACCGGTCGGCGAACTGCCGAACCTCATATCCGATGTCCATGCCGCTCTCGGGCGTGTGGGCGGAACCGCCGAACAGCCTCCTGCCGACAAGCAGAAGCCGGCTGTCAACCCGAAGCGTTCGGTTCATGACGACTACATTGTCTGTCTTGAAGACGGCAAGAAGTTCAAGTCGCTTAAGCGTCACCTGATGACCCACTATGATCTGACGCCTGACCAGTATCGCGAAAAGTGGAATCTCGACCCGAGCTATCCGATGGTTGCTCCGAACTATGCGGCAGCCCGCTCGCAGCTCGCCAAGAAGATGGGCCTCGGCCGCAAGCGCAAGGCGCGGTAA
- a CDS encoding cytochrome c produces the protein MAWVKTLVGAALILGGAGAAAGWLLSAPVKLDAAALAQLGPGDAGRGKRIFYAGGCTSCHAKPGSQGDARLRLVGGLELKTPFGTFVPPNISQDPKDGIGAWSVEDLANAMLKGVSPSGEHFYPAFPYASYARMKPSDIADLYAFLKTLPAVAGKAPANSLGFPFNIRRGIGLWKRLYLGDQPVVALVDGTRDQVVAGRYLVEGPGHCGECHTPRDFAGGIEKNEWLAGAVAAEGSGIVPNITSGGGLGNWSEADIANYLETGFTPDFDSVGGAMVDVQRNMAELTQEDRAAIAAYLKAVPPHPNGYPARKPAS, from the coding sequence ATGGCATGGGTGAAGACGCTCGTCGGCGCGGCCCTCATCCTGGGCGGCGCCGGCGCGGCTGCCGGTTGGCTTTTGTCGGCACCGGTGAAGCTGGATGCGGCAGCCCTGGCACAACTCGGGCCGGGCGATGCGGGCAGGGGCAAGCGCATTTTCTATGCCGGCGGCTGCACCTCCTGCCACGCCAAGCCGGGCTCGCAGGGCGATGCGCGGCTTCGACTGGTCGGCGGCCTCGAACTCAAGACGCCGTTCGGCACTTTCGTTCCGCCCAACATTTCGCAAGACCCCAAGGACGGCATCGGTGCGTGGTCGGTCGAGGATCTTGCCAACGCCATGCTCAAGGGCGTGTCGCCGTCCGGTGAGCATTTCTATCCGGCCTTTCCCTACGCGTCCTACGCGCGCATGAAGCCATCGGACATTGCCGATCTCTACGCCTTCCTGAAGACGCTGCCCGCGGTCGCCGGCAAGGCGCCGGCCAATTCGCTCGGGTTCCCCTTCAACATCCGTCGCGGCATCGGCCTGTGGAAACGGCTCTATCTCGGCGACCAGCCGGTTGTCGCCTTGGTCGATGGTACGCGCGATCAGGTGGTGGCCGGCCGCTATCTGGTCGAGGGCCCGGGTCACTGCGGCGAATGCCACACGCCGCGCGACTTCGCAGGCGGCATCGAGAAAAATGAATGGCTGGCCGGTGCGGTGGCCGCCGAAGGCTCGGGCATCGTGCCCAACATCACATCGGGCGGCGGCCTCGGCAACTGGTCGGAAGCCGACATCGCCAACTATCTCGAAACCGGTTTCACGCCGGATTTCGATTCCGTTGGCGGCGCGATGGTCGACGTGCAGCGCAACATGGCTGAGCTGACACAAGAGGATCGTGCTGCGATCGCCGCTTATCTCAAGGCCGTGCCGCCGCACCCGAACGGCTATCCCGCGCGCAAACCGGCAAGCTGA
- a CDS encoding DUF1254 domain-containing protein, translating to MRSVLAALRRLFHAVLLGLVGAGIVHIVVLLLVPEFSERDAWSRLSMASDLYRMNRLDAEAGGAPVVKSVDPLFYATACRFDLEEGMVRIKAPGNVPFWSVSVYDRNGHNIYSFNDHTATGGKLDAVVLTPAQMIDVRKDLPEDLQGAIFVEAPIDEGIFVIRSFVPDDSWAPIVSRFLDQSSCELQDF from the coding sequence ATGCGTAGTGTCCTGGCCGCGCTGCGCAGGCTTTTCCATGCCGTCCTGCTCGGCCTGGTCGGTGCCGGCATCGTGCATATCGTCGTGCTGCTTCTGGTGCCGGAATTTTCGGAACGCGACGCCTGGTCGCGGCTGTCGATGGCATCCGATCTCTACCGGATGAACCGGCTCGATGCCGAGGCGGGTGGCGCGCCGGTGGTGAAATCGGTCGACCCGCTGTTCTATGCCACGGCCTGCCGTTTCGACCTCGAGGAAGGCATGGTCCGCATCAAGGCGCCGGGCAATGTCCCCTTCTGGTCGGTGTCGGTCTATGACCGCAACGGCCACAACATCTATTCCTTCAACGACCATACGGCGACCGGCGGCAAGCTCGATGCGGTCGTGCTGACGCCGGCGCAGATGATCGACGTGCGCAAGGACTTGCCCGAGGATTTGCAAGGAGCGATCTTCGTCGAAGCGCCGATCGACGAGGGCATCTTCGTCATCCGCAGCTTCGTGCCGGACGACAGCTGGGCGCCGATCGTGTCGCGCTTTCTCGATCAGAGTTCCTGCGAGCTGCAGGATTTCTAG
- a CDS encoding LysE family translocator: protein MIDLSTLIAYVAVVLGFVFIPGPATLLTIARATSSGTKVGIATGAGIAAGDIFHTVMAMVGISAIIATSATLFSIVKYIGAAYLVYLGIRAIIEKAPTNPTAGALAISAGKAFRQAVLTEVLNPKTALFFLAFLPQFVRPENGTVMLQLAVLGIVFVVLGLFSTVVFAVSAGRLGAFLRRNPTVLKWQGKVVGGIYCALGVRLALQQR, encoded by the coding sequence ATGATCGATCTGTCCACGTTGATTGCCTATGTCGCCGTCGTGCTCGGCTTTGTCTTTATCCCGGGTCCGGCCACACTGTTGACGATCGCCCGGGCAACGAGTTCGGGAACGAAGGTCGGAATCGCGACCGGCGCCGGGATCGCGGCCGGCGACATATTTCACACAGTCATGGCGATGGTCGGCATCTCGGCGATCATCGCCACGTCGGCGACACTGTTCAGCATCGTAAAATACATCGGCGCGGCCTATCTCGTTTACCTCGGCATCCGCGCGATCATCGAGAAGGCGCCGACCAATCCAACTGCCGGCGCGCTTGCGATCTCCGCCGGCAAGGCGTTTCGACAGGCTGTCCTGACCGAAGTGCTCAACCCCAAGACCGCGCTGTTTTTCCTGGCATTTCTGCCTCAGTTCGTGCGGCCCGAAAACGGAACGGTGATGCTTCAATTGGCCGTATTGGGAATTGTCTTCGTGGTGCTCGGTCTTTTCAGCACGGTCGTCTTTGCCGTGAGCGCCGGTCGCCTCGGCGCCTTCCTGCGCCGAAATCCGACCGTGCTGAAATGGCAGGGCAAGGTTGTCGGCGGCATCTACTGTGCCTTGGGTGTGCGTCTGGCGCTGCAGCAACGCTGA
- a CDS encoding SufE family protein: MTTTIQTIRDDFSFLDEWEDRYRYVIELGEALPPFPDEERNAANKVPGCVSQVWLTTERGPGSDPVITFTGDSDAHIVRGLVAIMLALFSGRTASEIQKTDAEATLKTLGLDEHLSPQRANGLRSMVKRIKRDAEMALKQTA, translated from the coding sequence ATGACGACCACGATCCAGACGATCCGCGACGACTTTTCGTTCCTTGACGAATGGGAAGACCGCTACCGCTATGTGATCGAACTGGGCGAGGCTCTGCCGCCGTTTCCAGATGAGGAGCGCAATGCCGCCAACAAGGTGCCGGGTTGCGTAAGCCAGGTCTGGCTGACCACCGAACGGGGACCGGGCAGCGATCCGGTCATCACCTTCACGGGCGATTCGGACGCCCATATCGTGCGCGGACTGGTCGCCATCATGCTGGCGCTGTTTTCCGGAAGGACTGCCAGCGAAATCCAGAAAACCGATGCGGAAGCGACGCTGAAGACACTCGGCCTGGACGAGCACCTGTCGCCGCAGCGCGCCAATGGCCTTCGCTCGATGGTCAAGCGCATCAAGCGCGATGCCGAGATGGCACTCAAGCAGACGGCCTGA
- a CDS encoding peptidoglycan-binding domain-containing protein, protein MARSAKQPKAVKRRSNAFQDGAIAVGGMISRNPVLVGGSTAFLVTLFYVSANALWYQPFPHAGAFFATRHFQGFPHTAADEPETTINIVRPNTAPAPMKGDPVVEQVQGILKDLDFYSGTVDGISGPNTRKAIQAYQQKVGLNASGEIDALLLDQLGATPKTAAVPKPQPRPDVAPAAVPVSLQTNSGQTDAAPTQGPDPRIVKIQAGLKAFGNDDMQLDGVVGARTKAAIKEFQSLFGLPQTGEPDEIVYVKMREIGLTN, encoded by the coding sequence ATGGCTCGCTCCGCAAAACAGCCTAAGGCGGTCAAACGCCGCAGCAATGCCTTTCAGGACGGCGCCATCGCCGTCGGCGGGATGATTTCGCGCAATCCCGTGCTGGTCGGCGGGTCGACGGCATTCCTGGTGACGCTGTTCTATGTCTCGGCCAATGCGCTGTGGTATCAGCCCTTCCCGCATGCCGGGGCATTCTTCGCCACCCGCCACTTCCAGGGTTTTCCGCACACGGCTGCCGACGAGCCGGAGACCACGATCAACATCGTACGACCCAATACGGCGCCCGCCCCGATGAAGGGCGATCCGGTGGTCGAGCAGGTGCAAGGCATATTGAAGGATCTCGACTTCTATTCCGGCACGGTCGACGGCATTTCCGGCCCCAACACGCGCAAGGCCATCCAAGCCTATCAGCAGAAGGTCGGGCTCAACGCTTCCGGCGAGATCGACGCGCTACTGCTGGATCAGCTTGGCGCAACGCCGAAGACCGCTGCCGTGCCGAAACCGCAGCCTCGTCCTGACGTGGCGCCGGCCGCCGTTCCGGTGTCCTTGCAGACAAATTCCGGGCAGACGGATGCCGCTCCGACCCAGGGACCCGACCCCCGCATCGTCAAGATCCAGGCCGGTCTCAAGGCCTTCGGCAATGACGACATGCAGCTGGATGGTGTCGTCGGCGCGCGCACCAAGGCGGCGATCAAGGAATTCCAGTCGCTGTTCGGACTGCCGCAGACCGGCGAGCCCGACGAGATCGTCTACGTCAAGATGCGCGAGATCGGCCTGACCAACTGA
- a CDS encoding DUF5330 domain-containing protein has protein sequence MFFLIRMAFWFSLVLLALPLSVGSDEPGQESVGPIQALFAARDAVGDIAGICERKPDVCETGKSAMHTITARAKETAKIAAAMLDDKSAGPDTSTMTGSVPQEVVLPETVNLPIKN, from the coding sequence ATGTTCTTCCTGATAAGAATGGCTTTCTGGTTTTCACTGGTGCTGCTGGCGCTGCCGCTGAGCGTCGGTTCCGACGAGCCGGGCCAGGAAAGCGTCGGGCCGATCCAGGCCCTGTTCGCGGCACGCGACGCGGTGGGCGACATTGCCGGCATCTGCGAACGCAAGCCCGATGTCTGTGAAACCGGCAAGTCGGCGATGCACACCATCACCGCCCGCGCCAAGGAAACCGCCAAGATCGCGGCCGCCATGCTGGACGACAAGTCCGCTGGCCCCGACACCTCGACAATGACGGGCAGCGTGCCGCAAGAGGTTGTCCTGCCCGAGACCGTCAACCTGCCGATAAAGAATTAA
- a CDS encoding DUF1214 domain-containing protein, with protein MLKNAFLMLLSLAIAIGGGGASVWYALKIQDGVGAIRIGQWTAFPDIGTPAADPYSKARVAREGVLALGRAEGLSFVAENDAAGDQLKRECSYRIEGGFPTARFWTLYAADQSLGVVETGKPRLAALQSYEVLRQADNSVIISVGHHPMSGNWLLTDGSGRMYFVLTFYDTPIASSTGLSDVSLPRILKAGCDA; from the coding sequence ATGCTCAAGAATGCCTTCCTGATGCTGCTTTCGCTTGCCATAGCCATTGGCGGCGGCGGCGCCAGCGTCTGGTATGCGCTGAAGATCCAGGACGGCGTCGGCGCAATCCGCATCGGCCAATGGACCGCCTTTCCCGACATCGGCACGCCGGCCGCCGACCCCTACTCCAAGGCGCGCGTGGCGCGCGAGGGCGTGCTTGCGCTCGGCCGCGCCGAAGGCCTGTCCTTCGTCGCGGAAAATGACGCTGCCGGCGACCAGCTCAAGCGGGAATGCAGCTACAGAATAGAGGGCGGATTTCCGACCGCCCGCTTCTGGACGCTCTATGCCGCCGATCAGTCGCTTGGCGTCGTCGAGACCGGTAAGCCGCGACTTGCAGCACTTCAGTCCTACGAGGTGCTGCGCCAGGCCGACAATTCGGTGATCATTTCGGTCGGCCATCACCCAATGTCCGGCAACTGGCTTCTGACCGACGGTTCCGGGCGGATGTATTTCGTCCTGACCTTCTACGACACGCCGATCGCCAGCAGCACCGGCCTGTCGGACGTGTCGCTGCCCAGGATCCTGAAGGCCGGCTGCGATGCGTAG
- a CDS encoding SH3 domain-containing protein: MTVRSRIAATFAVASLTLVFVGQSHATVFAAWQVTNVPFGDTLNVRKYPSGTSQKQAAYPNGTVLQMTGRCTGGINLLDIANQPAWKQQQTVRYRWCEVWHDPAKNGAFVTGWAHGKYITPY, encoded by the coding sequence ATGACTGTTCGATCTCGGATTGCCGCGACTTTCGCCGTTGCTTCGCTGACTCTGGTCTTTGTTGGCCAGTCTCATGCGACCGTATTCGCGGCTTGGCAAGTGACCAATGTGCCGTTCGGCGACACGCTCAATGTTCGTAAATATCCGTCCGGCACATCGCAGAAACAGGCCGCATACCCGAACGGGACCGTCCTGCAGATGACCGGACGATGCACCGGCGGCATAAACCTGCTCGACATCGCTAACCAACCGGCATGGAAGCAACAGCAGACGGTTCGCTATCGCTGGTGCGAGGTCTGGCACGATCCGGCCAAGAACGGCGCCTTCGTCACCGGTTGGGCCCACGGCAAGTACATCACCCCGTATTGA
- a CDS encoding SET domain-containing protein, with the protein MLLVDVYLDKSPIQGIGVFAKHHIPKGTLIWKLDPRFDRIIDVETYEGETGPVKNYLDRYSYPDRRDPSYIVFEADDARYMNHDDEPNCDVSSPEETYALRDIAPGEELTCNYNHFFETGFDFLGDRHL; encoded by the coding sequence ATGCTGCTCGTCGACGTCTATCTCGACAAATCGCCGATCCAGGGCATCGGTGTCTTTGCCAAGCACCACATCCCCAAGGGCACGCTGATCTGGAAGCTCGACCCCCGCTTCGACCGGATCATCGACGTCGAGACCTATGAGGGCGAGACCGGGCCGGTGAAAAACTACCTCGACCGCTATTCCTACCCAGACCGGCGCGATCCGTCCTACATCGTCTTCGAAGCCGACGACGCCCGCTACATGAACCATGACGACGAGCCGAATTGCGATGTCTCCTCGCCCGAGGAAACCTACGCCTTGCGCGACATCGCACCCGGCGAGGAACTGACCTGCAACTACAATCATTTCTTCGAGACGGGCTTCGATTTCCTGGGTGATCGCCACCTCTAG
- a CDS encoding DUF1491 family protein → MRVTSDLWVSALVRRVFGAGGFAAVVNRGATEAGAVFVLARGRLGDVALYGPAPQTSYDSAKPDDRFFSLLAAGDDPAVLDARLEREKKFDPDIWVVEIEGGTVPVEELISVKTP, encoded by the coding sequence ATGCGCGTCACATCGGATCTGTGGGTCTCTGCCTTGGTGCGCCGGGTTTTCGGCGCCGGCGGATTTGCTGCCGTGGTCAACCGTGGCGCGACCGAGGCCGGTGCCGTTTTCGTGCTGGCGCGGGGCAGGCTGGGTGACGTCGCCCTTTACGGGCCGGCGCCGCAGACAAGCTACGATTCGGCCAAGCCCGACGACCGTTTCTTCAGCCTTCTCGCCGCCGGCGATGATCCGGCCGTGCTCGATGCCCGTCTTGAGAGGGAAAAGAAGTTCGATCCCGACATCTGGGTGGTCGAGATCGAGGGCGGCACCGTTCCCGTCGAGGAGCTTATTTCCGTGAAGACGCCCTGA
- a CDS encoding superoxide dismutase, translated as MAFELPALPYDYEALQPYMSKETLEYHHDKHHKAYVDNGNKLAAEAGLGDLSVEEVVKQSFGKNAGLFNNAAQHYNHIHFWKWMKKGGGGNKLPEALQKAFDSDLGGYDKFKADFIAAGTTQFGSGWAWVSVKDGKLAISKTPNGENPLVHGASPILGVDVWEHSYYIDYRNARPKYLEAFVDSLINWDHVLELYEKAK; from the coding sequence ATGGCTTTTGAATTGCCCGCTCTGCCCTACGACTATGAGGCCTTGCAGCCTTACATGTCGAAAGAGACGCTGGAGTATCACCACGACAAGCACCACAAGGCCTATGTCGACAACGGCAACAAGCTGGCCGCCGAGGCGGGCCTTGGCGACCTGTCGGTCGAAGAGGTGGTCAAACAGTCGTTCGGCAAGAATGCCGGTCTCTTCAACAATGCCGCGCAGCACTACAACCACATCCACTTCTGGAAGTGGATGAAGAAGGGCGGCGGCGGCAACAAGCTGCCTGAAGCACTGCAGAAGGCTTTCGACAGCGATCTCGGCGGCTATGACAAGTTCAAGGCTGATTTCATCGCTGCCGGCACGACGCAGTTCGGTTCGGGCTGGGCCTGGGTTTCCGTCAAGGACGGCAAGCTGGCGATTTCGAAGACCCCGAACGGCGAAAACCCGCTCGTTCATGGTGCCTCGCCGATCCTCGGCGTCGACGTCTGGGAACATTCCTATTACATCGACTACCGCAACGCCCGCCCGAAATATCTCGAGGCGTTCGTCGACAGCCTGATCAACTGGGATCACGTGCTGGAACTCTACGAAAAGGCGAAGTGA
- a CDS encoding c-type cytochrome, with the protein MRKLVIAISMLAFAGSAAFADPILDRQALMKERGKIVGGLAKVAKGEDPFDAAAVLTQLQALQANAEKLDVDALFPAGSDAGDTTAGPKIWQDMAGFKATEDKYLADVKAATAAAPADVDALKGQINTLGGDCGTCHQTYRVKKG; encoded by the coding sequence ATGAGAAAGCTTGTCATCGCCATCTCAATGCTTGCCTTCGCCGGTTCGGCGGCCTTTGCCGATCCGATCCTCGACCGGCAGGCTCTGATGAAGGAGCGCGGAAAGATCGTCGGCGGCTTGGCGAAAGTGGCCAAGGGCGAGGATCCCTTTGATGCTGCAGCCGTGCTGACACAACTCCAGGCGTTGCAGGCGAATGCTGAGAAGCTCGACGTGGACGCGTTGTTCCCTGCAGGCAGCGATGCCGGCGACACCACGGCGGGTCCGAAGATCTGGCAAGACATGGCAGGCTTCAAGGCTACCGAGGACAAATATCTCGCCGACGTCAAGGCCGCGACCGCTGCTGCTCCCGCCGACGTTGATGCGCTGAAGGGGCAGATCAACACCCTCGGTGGCGATTGCGGCACCTGTCACCAGACCTACCGGGTCAAGAAGGGCTGA